Proteins from a single region of Amblyomma americanum isolate KBUSLIRL-KWMA chromosome 10, ASM5285725v1, whole genome shotgun sequence:
- the LOC144108615 gene encoding uncharacterized protein LOC144108615 codes for MIHIGIAMRARQPQHQCWRAAFRPCWPPSHQAVSWKQANHRRGCPVWSTVWACLLEQNPAFPFLSREKFTVPAGPHPTSEAPRPKRGSRWCVASLRNYWIACLGTCLEHSAYARLPRRHLISRSWSKDCHPSRSWSRHSSFHLFLRRKHPQVGSAPEAATRKQEEPSVLIAPQLRAEPSGTTKAASALARKQVAVAWTPSAPPVTSRRHCPLLVGNIVGGGNLSEKAGRRGVDTLCPTGGLKASLSPCGRENPRRQQP; via the exons ATGATACACATTGGAATAGCCATGCG GGCGAGGCAGCCGCAGCATCAATGCTGGAGAGCAGCTTTCCGTCCATGTTGGCCGCCCAGTCACCAAGCCGTATCCTGGAAGCAGGCAAATCACCGACGTGGCTGTCCAGTGTGGTCGACGGTCTGG GCCTGCTTGCTCGAGCAGAATCCTGCGTTTCCTTTCCTGTCACGGGAAAAGTTCACAGTGCCTGCAGGACCTCACCCAACGTCCGAAGCCCCGAGGCCGAAGCGTGGAAGCCGGTGGTGCGTGGCCAGCCTCCGGAATTATTGGATTGCGTGCCTCG gGACATGCCTGGAGCACTCGGCTTATGCTCGATTACCAAGGAGGCACTTGATCAG CCGGTCTTGGAGTAAAGATTGTCATCCCAGCCGGTCTTGGAGTAGACACTCGAGTTTCCACTTATTCCTGCGGAGAAAGCACCCACAGGTCGGTTCCGCCCCCGAAGCCGCAACGCGGAAGCAGGAGGAGCCATCGGTGCTGATTGCGCCGCAACTGAGGGCTGAGCCCTCCG GAACAACCAAGGCGGCTTCAGCGTTAGCGAGAAAGCAGGTGGCCGTGGCGTGGACACCCTCTGCCCCACCAGTGACTTCAAGGCGTCACTGTCCCCTTCTGGTCGG GAACATCGTAGGCGGCGGAAACCTTAGCGAAAAAGCAGGTCGCCGCGGCGTGGACACCCTCTGCCCGACCGGCGGCCTA